In a genomic window of Longimicrobium terrae:
- a CDS encoding DUF3343 domain-containing protein: MTPVFTFQTTHHALWAEEVAAAHGVPVEVIPAPPAARARCSLALETLPEEVEPLAALLDTEGVPHALFTPVH, from the coding sequence ATGACGCCCGTCTTTACCTTTCAGACCACGCACCACGCGCTCTGGGCCGAGGAAGTGGCGGCCGCGCACGGCGTGCCGGTGGAGGTCATTCCCGCCCCGCCCGCGGCGCGCGCCCGGTGCAGCCTGGCGCTGGAAACGCTGCCGGAGGAAGTGGAGCCTCTTGCCGCGCTGCTGGACACGGAGGGCGTGCCCCATGCCCTCTTCACCCCCGTCCACTGA
- a CDS encoding alpha,alpha-trehalose-phosphate synthase (UDP-forming) produces MPTDPKDLGPLFREMFPDRRFVVVSNREPYEHKWSQEVGEMEVRRPAGGLTSALDPLLQALGGMWVAWGSGEADAAAVDSHHRVQVPPENPSYTLRRVWLTHHDIHRYYLGFSNQFLWPLCHLRPDLTRVRSRYWERYRRVNRRFADAVLEEVQGKDAAIWFQDYHLALAPLLVRARRPDLTLAHFWHIPFPPIDIFRLAPQAGYLLRGMLANDLMGFHLPIFADNFLRCAKRLAGAEVDWEARTATLDGHTCQVGAFPISIDIDQFRQAAQADGVEEQMQRIRQRYAPKGGAIGIGVDRMDYSKGLPEKFKALEFLWDRYPEYRERFTFIQVAVPSRSDIEAYDDLSQKVDNQVREINERFGTGDWRPIHLIKQSLPVDRLAILYRTADVCMISSLQDGMNLVAKEYVASQIDGNGVLLLSLFAGAAEEMTEATHINPYDPEGCALRIRDALTLPAELRKAGMRRQQEALTGIYDWMDDLFHAWGGAAAGSAAARPPRAASGDDFENDGPFAAGAWASERT; encoded by the coding sequence TCGCGAGATGTTTCCCGACCGGCGGTTCGTGGTGGTTTCCAACCGCGAGCCGTACGAGCACAAGTGGTCGCAGGAAGTGGGCGAGATGGAAGTGCGCCGCCCCGCCGGCGGGCTGACCTCGGCGCTGGACCCGCTGCTGCAGGCGCTGGGCGGCATGTGGGTGGCCTGGGGCTCCGGCGAGGCCGACGCCGCGGCGGTGGACAGCCACCACCGCGTGCAGGTGCCGCCCGAGAACCCCAGCTACACCCTGCGCCGGGTGTGGCTCACGCACCACGACATCCACCGCTACTACCTGGGGTTCAGCAACCAGTTTCTGTGGCCGCTGTGCCACCTGCGCCCCGACCTTACCCGCGTGCGCTCCCGCTACTGGGAGCGCTACCGCCGCGTGAACCGGCGCTTTGCCGACGCGGTGCTGGAAGAGGTGCAGGGAAAGGACGCGGCCATCTGGTTTCAGGACTACCACCTGGCGCTGGCGCCGCTGCTGGTGCGCGCCCGCCGGCCTGACCTGACGCTCGCGCACTTCTGGCACATTCCGTTTCCGCCCATCGACATCTTTCGCCTGGCGCCGCAGGCGGGGTACCTGCTGCGCGGCATGCTGGCCAACGACCTGATGGGCTTTCACCTCCCCATCTTCGCCGACAACTTCCTGCGCTGCGCCAAGCGGCTGGCCGGCGCCGAGGTGGACTGGGAGGCGCGCACCGCCACGCTGGACGGCCACACCTGCCAGGTGGGCGCGTTTCCCATCAGCATCGACATCGACCAGTTCCGGCAGGCGGCGCAGGCCGACGGGGTGGAGGAGCAGATGCAGCGCATCCGCCAGCGCTACGCGCCCAAGGGTGGCGCCATCGGCATCGGCGTGGACCGCATGGACTACAGCAAGGGGCTGCCGGAGAAGTTCAAGGCACTGGAGTTCCTGTGGGACCGGTACCCGGAGTACCGCGAGCGCTTCACCTTCATCCAGGTGGCGGTGCCCAGCCGCAGCGACATCGAGGCGTACGACGACCTTTCGCAGAAGGTGGACAACCAGGTGCGCGAGATCAACGAGCGCTTCGGCACCGGCGACTGGCGCCCCATTCACCTGATCAAGCAGTCGCTGCCGGTGGACCGTCTCGCGATCCTGTACCGCACGGCCGACGTGTGCATGATCAGCTCGCTGCAGGACGGCATGAACCTGGTGGCCAAGGAGTACGTGGCCAGCCAGATCGATGGCAACGGCGTCCTTCTTCTTTCCCTCTTTGCCGGCGCGGCGGAGGAAATGACGGAGGCCACGCACATCAATCCGTACGATCCCGAAGGGTGCGCACTGCGCATCCGCGACGCGCTCACCCTCCCGGCGGAGCTGCGCAAGGCGGGAATGCGGCGCCAGCAGGAGGCGCTCACGGGGATCTACGACTGGATGGACGACCTCTTTCACGCGTGGGGAGGCGCCGCGGCGGGGTCGGCGGCCGCGCGTCCTCCCAGGGCTGCGTCCGGGGACGACTTCGAGAACGACGGCCCGTTCGCGGCCGGCGCCTGGGCCTCGGAGCGAACCTGA